Proteins from one Pseudomonas bijieensis genomic window:
- a CDS encoding MFS transporter translates to MNNQIDAFRAALDQRPLSRHQIQTLVLLVLLLICDGYDAQLLGFVVPTLAQEWETPKAAFGIVFTCNLLGLTVGSLLLTPLADRFGIRKTLLTCVLLFSGLTLLSAWADDIYTLAAIRFLCGIGMGGAMPSAMALMADYSPPRMKTFFVTMAAAGFAFGGAVGGFIAAGIMQTYGWHSIFIVGGVAPLLLMPFLYLWLPESLSRLFRAKHLCDALGAMLDKFLPQWTPPAPVSDGKPQKVTIVDLFRYGYLKPTIFIWGSCIASFTVLYFTVSWLPTLLRDTGFSSGAASLTTSAFLASGTLGAVSLSYLADKVKSKVWLVGKVMVICGIATAVVGLEHGNPTLTVLAVMVAGFCLIGGSLTLNGVISNFYPPHVRATGVGWALGVGRLGAIAGPLVGAMLIAMHIPFVGVMLLAAIPAVLSGIFAMNIASPKSVSSENTAPVSDTVEPPKVQNSQPKYP, encoded by the coding sequence GTTACTTATCTGTGATGGATACGATGCTCAGTTATTGGGTTTTGTTGTCCCAACTCTTGCCCAAGAGTGGGAAACGCCGAAAGCTGCCTTCGGTATTGTATTCACATGTAACTTGCTTGGACTGACCGTTGGCTCACTTTTGTTGACCCCTTTAGCTGATCGCTTCGGTATCAGAAAAACGCTCCTGACCTGCGTATTACTGTTCTCTGGGCTGACTCTTTTGTCCGCCTGGGCAGACGATATCTATACCCTCGCAGCCATACGCTTTCTTTGCGGGATCGGGATGGGTGGCGCTATGCCAAGCGCTATGGCTTTGATGGCTGATTATTCACCTCCAAGGATGAAGACGTTTTTCGTAACTATGGCTGCTGCAGGTTTTGCATTTGGTGGAGCAGTTGGCGGGTTTATCGCGGCCGGCATCATGCAAACTTACGGCTGGCATAGCATTTTCATCGTCGGCGGTGTAGCGCCTCTACTGTTGATGCCTTTCCTCTATCTCTGGCTACCAGAGTCCCTCTCTAGACTGTTCCGTGCAAAACATCTGTGCGATGCACTAGGAGCTATGCTCGACAAATTCTTGCCGCAGTGGACTCCGCCAGCCCCCGTATCGGATGGGAAACCTCAGAAGGTCACAATCGTTGATCTATTCCGCTATGGCTATCTGAAGCCTACGATTTTCATCTGGGGCTCATGCATTGCCAGCTTCACCGTTTTATATTTCACAGTAAGTTGGCTGCCTACACTTTTGCGAGATACTGGTTTCTCGTCCGGCGCTGCAAGCCTTACCACTTCTGCTTTCCTGGCATCAGGTACGCTTGGAGCTGTCTCGCTTTCATACTTGGCAGACAAGGTAAAGAGCAAGGTTTGGTTGGTAGGTAAGGTTATGGTGATCTGCGGCATCGCTACAGCTGTGGTCGGTCTCGAGCATGGGAACCCCACGCTTACCGTCCTTGCCGTTATGGTGGCTGGCTTCTGCCTCATTGGAGGATCGCTCACCTTAAACGGGGTCATCAGCAACTTTTACCCACCCCATGTCCGCGCAACTGGTGTGGGCTGGGCGCTGGGTGTAGGGCGGCTAGGCGCTATCGCGGGCCCCCTCGTTGGAGCGATGCTGATAGCCATGCACATTCCCTTCGTAGGTGTAATGCTGCTTGCGGCTATACCTGCGGTGCTTTCCGGGATCTTTGCCATGAATATCGCCAGCCCTAAATCAGTGTCATCTGAGAACACAGCGCCTGTTTCCGATACTGTAGAACCGCCTAAAGTTCAAAATAGCCAGCCAAAGTATCCTTAA
- a CDS encoding DNA-binding protein, protein MARGGVNLAVVQKARNSLLMRGVYPSIDAVRVEIGNTGSKTTIARYLKQLESPGSEANPRERMSGALRGVVESLLDQVQEEGSQAFLEARAEFEHERKLLVSRAEALESELDELKLRFNAQGHILATQTEELKTAQSTLQTEITRNARLTQSNSDLEVRIQEKDGQIQSLEQKHTHAREALEHYRSSIKEQRDQDLNRHESQVYQMQQELTVIQQALMVKQEEITRLIRDNERFIAENRQHARDASQYREAVETLRGELSIANAATARAEGAKELLAQQLEAKAKEAGESQSKIAAAKLREVDLAHKLTTAEAELMALRVSSEADGSQA, encoded by the coding sequence ATGGCGCGAGGCGGCGTTAACCTAGCGGTGGTGCAAAAGGCGCGAAACAGCCTGCTAATGCGCGGTGTGTATCCCAGCATTGATGCAGTCCGGGTGGAGATAGGAAATACCGGGTCAAAGACCACGATCGCGCGGTATCTAAAGCAGCTGGAATCACCAGGATCAGAAGCGAACCCTCGTGAACGCATGAGCGGCGCGCTACGCGGGGTTGTCGAAAGCTTGTTGGATCAAGTCCAGGAGGAGGGCAGTCAGGCCTTTCTTGAAGCACGAGCAGAGTTCGAGCACGAGCGTAAGCTCTTGGTCTCCCGAGCCGAGGCACTTGAGAGCGAGCTCGATGAACTCAAGCTCCGTTTCAACGCGCAAGGGCATATCTTGGCTACTCAGACTGAAGAGCTCAAGACCGCCCAGTCCACACTGCAGACTGAGATCACGCGCAACGCCAGGCTCACCCAGAGCAACAGTGATCTCGAAGTCCGGATTCAAGAGAAGGATGGGCAGATCCAGTCTCTGGAGCAAAAGCATACGCATGCCCGGGAGGCCCTCGAACACTACCGTTCTTCGATCAAGGAACAGCGAGACCAAGATCTGAACCGCCACGAGTCCCAGGTCTATCAAATGCAGCAGGAGCTGACCGTCATTCAGCAGGCGCTCATGGTCAAGCAGGAGGAGATCACGCGATTGATCCGGGATAACGAGCGCTTCATTGCCGAAAATCGCCAGCATGCCAGGGACGCCTCGCAATATCGTGAGGCTGTCGAAACCCTGCGGGGTGAGTTGAGCATTGCCAATGCTGCTACTGCGCGTGCGGAAGGTGCGAAGGAACTGCTCGCTCAACAGTTGGAAGCAAAGGCTAAAGAGGCTGGTGAGTCTCAGTCGAAAATCGCAGCCGCGAAGCTAAGGGAGGTGGATCTGGCACACAAACTCACCACCGCAGAGGCTGAGCTGATGGCTTTGCGCGTATCGAGTGAGGCGGATGGCTCGCAGGCGTAA
- a CDS encoding winged helix-turn-helix transcriptional regulator: MTNQAVLSQAETICRTLREDDDGVRREVLAHAGSRWSLGILHALGVYGRMRHAEIKRQMTGVTQRMLTKTLRSMERDGLVARREYGEIPPRVEYELTPLGMELLIRMSPIWTWVVENVEDFRKARRIFDSQDGKQPAWQTPTSTPLDLEASD; this comes from the coding sequence ATGACCAATCAGGCTGTTCTCAGCCAGGCAGAGACAATCTGCCGGACGCTTAGAGAAGATGATGATGGCGTCAGGCGGGAGGTGCTTGCTCACGCAGGGAGCCGCTGGTCGTTAGGAATCCTGCATGCCTTGGGGGTGTACGGGAGGATGCGCCATGCCGAAATAAAAAGGCAGATGACTGGTGTGACTCAGCGGATGCTGACGAAAACGCTCCGCTCTATGGAGCGGGATGGCCTGGTAGCTCGGCGAGAATATGGTGAAATTCCCCCACGCGTTGAGTACGAGCTGACGCCGCTGGGGATGGAGCTGTTGATCCGCATGTCTCCTATCTGGACTTGGGTTGTCGAAAACGTTGAGGATTTCCGCAAGGCCCGACGCATTTTCGACAGCCAGGACGGCAAGCAACCCGCATGGCAAACACCCACATCGACACCATTAGATTTAGAAGCGTCTGACTAA
- a CDS encoding AAA family ATPase: protein MKFIKVQHRGKLQQDARNSGVLYVDNWDDYGYKTKFVLVIVDGSGVEHRVGDLKIAYQGQSEGWTEHGMPDEFTSLEPKFFSLGQDVEYYRKLLELFSLEEAHAILHALGDVAFSKERREASSSELAFSTSLLRAVNPTTIDHQFKRILTGDAPLTPYDFFYEKARSDGIAPLTLEFSVDPDVKPSSNVHILIGRNGVGKTTLLNGMVDSLVTPSEEVYAKGCFFNKNMWSFRRPLTNDDFAGVVSVSFSAFDPFDPPPNQDDPSQGMRYRYVGLKHKVLAAEGEDVWGLKTKPHLCIDLADSLKVCLSLSAKRARWIKAIHKLESDFNFEEMNLIQLIAVFDADGSETKAEFVRRSTTMLEGMSSGHAIVLLTITQLVETVDEKTLVLIDEPESHLHPPLLSAFTRALSDLLTARNAVAIIATHSPVVLQEVPKSCVSIINRSGETATIDRPDAETFAENVGVLTRHVFGLEVSKSGFHELLAADVRTGAPYEQIRGDYAGQIGTEGQALLRSMTIARDKQWESDL from the coding sequence ATGAAATTCATCAAGGTTCAACACCGAGGTAAGCTCCAGCAGGATGCAAGAAACTCTGGGGTTTTGTATGTAGATAACTGGGACGACTACGGCTACAAAACCAAATTTGTCCTTGTCATCGTTGATGGGTCTGGGGTCGAACATAGAGTTGGTGACTTGAAGATCGCTTACCAAGGGCAATCTGAAGGCTGGACTGAACACGGGATGCCTGATGAATTCACGTCGTTAGAACCCAAATTTTTCAGCCTGGGGCAGGACGTCGAATACTATCGGAAACTACTTGAGCTGTTTTCGCTGGAGGAGGCTCATGCAATCCTCCACGCGTTAGGGGATGTGGCTTTCTCCAAGGAGCGTCGGGAGGCTTCCTCTTCAGAGTTAGCGTTTAGCACTTCCCTGCTTCGGGCAGTGAACCCAACAACGATTGACCACCAATTCAAGCGGATCCTCACCGGGGACGCCCCACTGACCCCTTACGACTTCTTTTACGAAAAGGCAAGATCAGACGGAATCGCACCGCTGACTCTCGAGTTCAGTGTCGATCCAGATGTCAAACCCTCCAGTAATGTTCACATCTTGATTGGCCGAAACGGGGTGGGTAAAACAACCCTGTTGAATGGCATGGTTGACTCCTTGGTCACGCCAAGTGAAGAGGTGTACGCCAAAGGCTGCTTTTTCAACAAGAACATGTGGAGCTTCAGGCGACCGCTGACCAATGATGACTTTGCAGGTGTGGTGTCGGTTTCGTTCAGCGCGTTCGATCCATTTGATCCCCCGCCGAACCAGGATGACCCCAGTCAGGGGATGAGATATCGATATGTAGGCCTTAAGCACAAGGTGCTAGCCGCCGAGGGAGAGGATGTTTGGGGGTTGAAAACCAAGCCCCACCTCTGCATTGATTTGGCCGATAGTCTCAAAGTCTGCCTTAGCCTTAGCGCAAAGAGAGCACGGTGGATCAAAGCTATTCACAAGCTCGAATCTGATTTCAATTTCGAGGAAATGAACCTCATCCAGCTGATTGCGGTTTTTGACGCCGATGGATCAGAAACCAAGGCCGAGTTCGTCCGACGCAGCACTACCATGCTCGAAGGGATGAGCTCTGGCCACGCTATTGTTCTGCTGACCATTACCCAGCTCGTCGAAACCGTAGACGAGAAAACGCTGGTGTTGATTGATGAACCAGAAAGCCACCTGCACCCTCCTCTGCTGTCTGCTTTCACCCGGGCATTGTCCGATTTGCTCACGGCGCGAAACGCTGTAGCGATCATCGCCACCCACTCACCTGTAGTTCTGCAGGAAGTACCCAAGTCTTGCGTATCCATCATCAACAGGAGTGGCGAGACAGCGACTATCGACCGCCCGGATGCCGAGACGTTTGCAGAGAACGTTGGCGTCCTGACTCGACACGTCTTCGGTCTGGAGGTGAGCAAATCAGGCTTCCACGAGCTCCTAGCCGCCGACGTCCGAACAGGTGCTCCCTACGAGCAAATCAGGGGGGATTACGCAGGTCAGATTGGCACCGAAGGCCAGGCACTCTTGAGATCCATGACCATCGCACGTGACAAGCAGTGGGAGTCTGACCTATGA
- a CDS encoding IS66 family transposase zinc-finger binding domain-containing protein, whose translation MLGTPPCTKRFSEVSGTATRASEHSSKRHKFAKRSEQISPAQGSLLDDLLSTELEAIDAELKAHRPALAPDKPSQQPKRVPLPAQFPRTLIRQEPQSTQCACGCQLQRIGEDVSEKLDYTPGVFTVEQHVRGKWA comes from the coding sequence ATGCTTGGGACACCGCCATGTACCAAGCGCTTCTCAGAAGTGAGTGGTACTGCGACGAGGGCTTCCGAGCATTCGAGTAAACGGCACAAGTTTGCCAAGCGCAGCGAGCAAATAAGCCCGGCGCAAGGCAGCTTGCTGGATGATCTGCTCAGCACCGAGCTCGAAGCCATCGACGCCGAGTTGAAAGCACATCGTCCCGCCCTTGCACCCGACAAACCCAGTCAGCAGCCCAAGCGTGTTCCGTTGCCTGCGCAGTTCCCACGTACCCTAATTCGTCAGGAACCGCAAAGCACTCAGTGCGCCTGCGGCTGCCAACTTCAGCGTATCGGCGAAGACGTCAGCGAGAAACTGGATTACACGCCGGGCGTGTTTACCGTTGAGCAACATGTGCGTGGGAAGTGGGCCTGA
- a CDS encoding tyrosine-type recombinase/integrase yields MCVVEVPSKADRYLEASVRENTSKSYAAALSHFEVAWGGYLPTTTESVVRYIAEYADQLALSTLKQRLAALANWHQSNGFPDPTKAPKVRQLLKGIRAVHPVQQKQAAPLALLHLEKAVAHLENEVAQARAVGNMAALLKGTRDIALLTIGFWRGFRGDELARLTIENTHAERYVGIRFYLGSTKGDRQNIGREYKTPSLSRLCPVEAYLTWIEAAGLNRGGVFRAIDRWGNISDRPIAAHSLIPLLRDTLGRCGLPSEIYSAHSIRRGFATWAASSGWDIKTLMEYVGWSDMKSALRYVEPAQQFGGLIRKLEG; encoded by the coding sequence ATGTGTGTGGTCGAGGTGCCCAGCAAAGCCGATCGCTATCTAGAAGCGAGCGTGCGAGAGAACACATCGAAGAGCTATGCCGCTGCCCTAAGCCACTTCGAGGTGGCGTGGGGCGGCTATCTCCCCACCACCACTGAGTCGGTGGTACGGTACATCGCTGAGTACGCAGACCAGCTAGCGCTCAGCACTCTTAAGCAACGCTTAGCCGCGCTTGCCAACTGGCACCAAAGCAACGGCTTCCCCGACCCCACCAAAGCCCCTAAGGTCAGGCAGTTGCTGAAGGGCATTCGGGCGGTACACCCCGTGCAACAGAAGCAAGCAGCTCCTCTGGCGCTACTGCACCTCGAAAAAGCGGTAGCGCACCTGGAGAATGAAGTTGCTCAGGCAAGAGCCGTCGGCAACATGGCCGCACTTCTGAAGGGGACGCGGGACATCGCCCTGCTGACTATTGGTTTTTGGAGGGGCTTTCGCGGAGATGAGCTAGCCAGACTCACGATCGAGAATACCCATGCCGAGCGCTACGTCGGGATCCGGTTTTACCTGGGATCGACTAAAGGAGACCGGCAGAACATCGGGCGTGAGTACAAGACACCATCGTTGAGCAGACTGTGCCCGGTCGAAGCATATCTGACCTGGATTGAAGCAGCCGGCTTAAACCGCGGCGGTGTCTTCAGAGCGATTGATCGCTGGGGCAACATCAGTGATCGCCCGATTGCGGCCCATAGTCTTATTCCCCTGCTTCGTGACACACTGGGAAGGTGCGGCTTACCGTCGGAAATCTACAGTGCTCATTCAATCCGACGTGGATTTGCCACTTGGGCCGCGAGCTCAGGCTGGGACATCAAAACGCTTATGGAGTACGTTGGCTGGAGCGATATGAAGTCCGCGCTACGCTATGTTGAGCCTGCGCAACAATTTGGTGGGCTTATCAGAAAGCTTGAAGGGTGA
- a CDS encoding HNH endonuclease, with protein sequence MRAISVPAQDPQLVYDLCVNSIADEDLRARLQAITAEVVAAAVDYQQKGLINHLFAIPAIDCDNDDIVVGQVTKKELKATYSSHMVGDSKPARRVYTDILGKAPRKKCPFCGFGQASTLDHYLPKAKFPILSVLPWNLVPACKDCNTGKNAATATTQDQQTLHPYFEHQRMVSDQWLHARVITGTPPVLEFFVSPPEDWDQVDKTRVLAHFRDYKLASRFSIEASNELANLKDTLDLVWSDSALAGVQDHLRVIAAGKKAVHVNAWDTAMYQALLRSEWYCDEGFRAFE encoded by the coding sequence ATGAGAGCAATCAGCGTTCCCGCTCAGGATCCGCAGCTGGTCTACGACCTCTGTGTAAACAGCATTGCTGACGAGGATCTGAGAGCTCGCTTGCAAGCCATTACAGCAGAGGTGGTTGCCGCTGCAGTAGACTACCAGCAGAAAGGCCTTATCAATCACCTCTTCGCGATCCCTGCTATCGATTGCGATAACGACGACATCGTGGTCGGCCAAGTAACCAAGAAGGAGCTGAAAGCTACCTACTCCTCTCACATGGTGGGTGACTCGAAACCCGCTAGGAGGGTGTACACCGACATACTCGGTAAGGCTCCGCGTAAAAAGTGCCCATTCTGTGGGTTCGGCCAGGCGAGCACTCTCGACCACTACCTGCCGAAAGCCAAATTCCCGATACTGTCCGTCTTGCCGTGGAACCTCGTACCCGCCTGCAAGGACTGCAATACTGGCAAAAATGCAGCCACTGCGACTACGCAAGACCAACAAACCCTCCATCCGTATTTTGAGCATCAGCGGATGGTTAGTGACCAGTGGCTACACGCGCGGGTGATTACTGGAACCCCGCCCGTTCTCGAGTTTTTCGTGAGCCCCCCAGAGGATTGGGATCAGGTCGATAAGACCAGGGTGCTAGCGCATTTCAGGGACTACAAACTGGCTTCAAGGTTCTCAATCGAGGCCAGTAACGAACTCGCGAATCTTAAGGACACGCTCGACCTGGTCTGGTCGGACTCCGCCCTAGCCGGAGTACAAGATCACCTTCGGGTAATTGCGGCCGGAAAAAAGGCTGTCCATGTGAATGCTTGGGACACCGCCATGTACCAAGCGCTTCTCAGAAGTGAGTGGTACTGCGACGAGGGCTTCCGAGCATTCGAGTAA
- a CDS encoding OprD family porin — MGKKMALNKATCFALLSVCFSEVQADEKSSPDFFGDSKLSITSRNFYFNRDFRHGMSNGGGTNAFKGAGERNGYAEEWAQGFMANFSSGFTPGAVGLGFDAYSFLGLKLDSGGGRAGVRLTQLDSDGEPRDHFSKSGAALKLRYGGGLFQYGNLFPSVPVLSVNTVRLFPSSATGTMLGWDVEKLHLDAAHFTGQGGVDSSNNDDDFTTDYGLPIAIKSVSYVGAKYSFGSSLKASVYASEAEDTWRQYYLNGNYTHTIDPAQSVIFDANVYRTVDAGRKLASVIDNTTYSLSLAYRFNAHTVTLAYQKVQSDEPMDWLGFGTSPGVVSLANAIQYSTFTEANERSFQIRYDIDMAPFGIPGLSFMTRYARGDNVSNRDSDNTFYTRRYVYPEGDDVRHWERDIEARYVVQSGPAKALSVRVRQATHRGSAGYRYADNNEVRVIVDYPISIF; from the coding sequence ATGGGTAAAAAGATGGCATTAAATAAAGCAACCTGTTTCGCACTGCTTTCTGTCTGCTTTTCCGAAGTTCAGGCTGACGAAAAATCTTCTCCTGATTTTTTTGGGGATAGTAAGCTGTCAATTACATCCCGAAACTTCTACTTCAATCGGGATTTCCGACACGGGATGAGCAATGGTGGTGGCACCAATGCCTTCAAAGGGGCAGGGGAGCGCAACGGTTATGCCGAAGAATGGGCGCAGGGATTTATGGCCAATTTCTCCTCAGGGTTCACACCTGGAGCCGTCGGCTTAGGTTTTGATGCTTACAGCTTCTTGGGCTTGAAGTTAGACAGTGGAGGTGGTAGAGCAGGAGTCCGGCTGACACAGTTAGACAGTGATGGTGAACCCCGCGACCACTTCAGTAAATCAGGGGCGGCGTTAAAACTGCGTTATGGTGGTGGCCTGTTCCAATACGGAAACCTCTTTCCAAGCGTTCCGGTATTGTCGGTGAATACAGTCAGGCTCTTCCCTAGTTCGGCTACAGGAACAATGCTCGGATGGGATGTAGAAAAATTGCATCTTGACGCAGCTCATTTTACTGGTCAGGGTGGTGTCGACTCGTCGAATAACGATGATGATTTTACGACGGACTATGGTTTGCCAATCGCAATCAAGTCCGTTAGCTACGTAGGCGCAAAGTATAGCTTTGGAAGCTCATTGAAAGCGTCTGTGTACGCTTCCGAAGCGGAAGATACTTGGAGGCAGTACTACCTCAATGGCAACTACACCCATACTATCGATCCTGCCCAGTCCGTTATCTTTGATGCCAACGTATACCGTACGGTTGATGCTGGTCGCAAACTAGCGAGCGTAATTGACAACACTACCTACTCGTTATCCCTTGCCTACCGGTTCAATGCCCATACGGTTACGCTCGCATATCAAAAGGTTCAGAGCGATGAGCCTATGGACTGGCTGGGATTTGGTACATCTCCAGGTGTCGTTTCGCTGGCCAATGCGATCCAGTATTCGACATTTACCGAGGCTAATGAGCGTTCTTTTCAGATTCGTTATGACATCGATATGGCGCCGTTTGGAATACCAGGTCTTTCGTTCATGACACGGTATGCAAGAGGGGATAACGTCAGCAACCGGGACAGCGACAATACATTTTATACGCGCCGATATGTCTATCCCGAAGGTGACGACGTGCGCCATTGGGAGCGAGATATTGAAGCAAGGTACGTCGTACAATCTGGCCCAGCCAAGGCTCTGTCCGTTCGCGTGAGGCAGGCTACCCACCGAGGATCGGCCGGGTATCGATATGCTGATAACAACGAAGTTCGTGTAATCGTTGACTACCCAATATCGATCTTCTAA
- a CDS encoding aromatic alcohol reductase yields MTEVTQFPPQSILVLGAGELGLPVLRNLARVAKRAPGSTISVLLRDSTINTEVPEKKVEIDELRGLGIQMVAADLVNDSIDQLAEVFARFDTVIGCAGMVAGRETPMKLATAALKSGVKRYFPWQFGVDFEVIGRGSPQDLFDAQLDVRELLRAQDKTEWVIISTGMFTSFLFEPVFEVVDLENDTVNALGSLETSVTLTTPDDIGALTAEIVFFEPRFRNQIVYLSGDTVTYGEVASLLERALGRPFKRNVWTVPYLLQELDKDPTHHIKKYRAVFAQGRGVAWPKAGTFNAQQSIQVTTAEEWARANLATSSALVQ; encoded by the coding sequence ATGACCGAAGTGACCCAGTTTCCCCCCCAATCTATTCTCGTTCTAGGCGCCGGTGAGCTTGGGCTACCGGTTTTGCGTAATCTTGCGCGAGTAGCAAAGCGCGCGCCCGGTTCCACAATCAGCGTGCTGCTCAGGGATTCGACCATCAACACTGAGGTGCCCGAGAAAAAGGTCGAAATCGATGAGCTTCGGGGCCTCGGCATCCAGATGGTGGCCGCAGACCTCGTGAATGACTCAATCGATCAGCTGGCTGAAGTATTCGCACGTTTCGATACCGTAATAGGCTGTGCAGGCATGGTTGCAGGCCGGGAAACCCCTATGAAACTGGCTACCGCTGCTCTGAAGTCCGGTGTGAAGCGCTACTTCCCGTGGCAGTTTGGTGTCGACTTCGAGGTAATCGGTCGGGGCAGTCCTCAGGATCTGTTCGATGCTCAGCTTGATGTTCGCGAATTGCTTCGTGCCCAGGATAAAACTGAATGGGTAATCATCTCGACGGGTATGTTCACCAGCTTTCTGTTCGAGCCTGTATTCGAGGTTGTGGACTTGGAAAACGATACCGTGAACGCACTAGGCAGTCTTGAGACCAGCGTGACGCTTACGACTCCAGACGACATCGGTGCGTTGACAGCGGAAATCGTTTTCTTTGAACCTCGCTTCCGCAATCAGATTGTGTACCTCTCGGGAGACACTGTGACATACGGAGAGGTTGCGAGCCTCCTCGAACGTGCACTGGGCCGCCCGTTCAAACGTAACGTATGGACTGTTCCGTACTTGCTCCAAGAATTGGATAAAGACCCAACGCATCACATCAAGAAGTACCGCGCTGTTTTCGCTCAGGGCAGAGGTGTGGCCTGGCCTAAAGCAGGCACCTTCAACGCGCAGCAATCGATTCAGGTCACGACCGCTGAGGAGTGGGCCCGGGCAAATCTGGCAACCTCTTCAGCGCTAGTGCAGTAG
- a CDS encoding LysR family transcriptional regulator, whose translation MQIKALRYFLMVATTGSFLATARHFEVPASSVSRFIAALEEELGRQLFYRSTRAVKLTEDGERFYLQVKEAVGLLDAAAEDLAQADVGLKGLIRINAPVALGRRHVAPLIVCLQKEYPELEVELTLTDALIDPVQEGADITIRVGHVIDSGLIGRTVSGQRYVLAASPAYLETHGKPLSPGDLSDHACLLYKGDQGAQRWYCKRPPEETFKMLEVSGPLRSNNAEVLVAAAMAGQGLVLFPSWLFDPLSFREGRLLKLLTDWDVSASAEQMQVQILSPENRLRSRKVREVSNFLIEKIGSPPYWESL comes from the coding sequence ATGCAAATTAAAGCCCTACGCTACTTTCTCATGGTTGCAACGACTGGGAGCTTCCTCGCTACAGCCAGGCATTTTGAAGTGCCGGCATCGTCAGTTTCTCGATTCATCGCGGCCTTAGAAGAAGAGCTGGGGCGCCAGTTGTTCTACCGGAGCACCAGGGCGGTGAAACTCACTGAGGATGGAGAGCGTTTTTACCTGCAGGTGAAGGAAGCCGTTGGGCTACTCGATGCTGCAGCGGAAGACCTGGCGCAGGCAGACGTCGGATTGAAGGGGCTCATCAGGATTAATGCGCCCGTCGCACTGGGTCGGCGTCACGTAGCCCCGCTTATAGTGTGCCTGCAGAAGGAATACCCTGAACTGGAGGTGGAGCTCACTCTCACGGACGCTCTCATTGACCCTGTCCAGGAGGGAGCTGACATCACCATCCGGGTGGGCCATGTCATCGATTCAGGTTTGATCGGGCGCACTGTCAGTGGTCAACGCTACGTACTTGCCGCCAGTCCCGCCTACCTCGAAACACACGGCAAGCCCCTTTCTCCCGGTGATCTAAGTGATCACGCATGCCTGCTCTACAAGGGTGACCAGGGCGCACAACGCTGGTACTGCAAACGCCCTCCCGAGGAGACTTTCAAAATGTTGGAGGTGAGCGGGCCACTCAGAAGCAATAACGCCGAGGTTTTGGTTGCGGCTGCCATGGCAGGTCAGGGCCTCGTCCTATTCCCAAGCTGGCTTTTCGATCCGTTGAGCTTTCGAGAGGGTCGCCTTCTTAAGCTACTCACCGACTGGGATGTTTCTGCTTCTGCCGAACAGATGCAGGTACAAATCCTTTCTCCAGAGAATAGGCTTCGTTCAAGGAAAGTGCGTGAGGTATCAAACTTTCTCATCGAGAAAATCGGCTCTCCGCCTTATTGGGAGAGCCTTTGA